A genomic window from Carassius auratus strain Wakin unplaced genomic scaffold, ASM336829v1 scaf_tig00020493, whole genome shotgun sequence includes:
- the LOC113076446 gene encoding YTH domain-containing family protein 1-like isoform X1: protein MSTSSIDPQTSKGQDAKVQNGSLHQKETVHDNDFEPYLTGQSNPNNSYQSMTDPYLSSYYAPSIGFPYPLSEAPWSTGGDPPIPYLTPYAPLSNGDHHFMHDTVFGQPGGLGSSIYPHRFNFFPENPAFSAWGTSGSQGQQTQSSAYGGSYSYPPSSLGGTLVPDGQTGFPSDTLNKAPGMNSLEQGMVGLKIGGDVTGGGSGVKTVGSVIGGGPVAAAVATGNGGTPIGMPPPKPTSWAAIASKPAKPQQLKVKSKLGMPMAGGTLPPPPIKHNMDIGTWDNKGPVTKVASPLPPHHQQQPPLHSQGHLPPHHHGLPPPPQPPMPSAQSLAQQMVMQGPPPPQPYQNHTPAPPPQTRWIAPRNRNPGYGGGGSMDSSGSSSGGGIGNGGGGGPPGSGAIESHPVLEKLRAAHSYNPKDFDWNLKNGRVFIIKSYSEDDIHRSIKYSIWCSTEHGNKRLDSAFRGINGKGPVYLLFSVNGSGHFCGVAEMRSPVDYGTSAGVWAQDKWKGKFDVDWLFVKDVPNSQLRHIRLENNDNKPVTNSRDTQEVPLEKAKQVLKIIATYKHTTSIFDDFSHYEKRQEEEEVVRKHLEPAPLQNRSRLDQERQNRNKQ from the exons ATGTCTACCAGCAGTATTGACCCACAG ACATCCAAAGGACAAGACGCTAAAG TGCAAAATGGCTCTCTTCATCAGAAGGAAACGGTCCACGACAATGACTTTGAACCATACCTCACTGGCCAGTCTAATCCG AATAACAGTTACCAATCAATGACCGACCCATACCTGTCTAGCTACTATGCCCCCTCGATTGGGTTCCCGTACCCCCTCAGCGAGGCCCCCTGGTCCACCGGCGGAGATCCGCCAATCCCGTACCTCACTCCATATGCCCCCCTCAGCAATGGGGATCATCACTTCATGCATGACACTGTGTTCGGACAGCCAGGTGGTCTGGGAAGTAGCATCTATCCACACCGCTTTAACTTTTTCCCTGAAAACCCAGCATTTTCCGCCTGGGGTACAAGCGGCTCCCAAGGCCAGCAGACTCAGAGTTCTGCATACGGGGGCAGTTACAGTTACCCGCCCAGTTCATTAGGTGGCACCCTGGTACCCGACGGGCAAACAGGCTTCCCAAGCGACACCCTGAATAAGGCGCCAGGTATGAATAGTTTAGAGCAGGGCATGGTAGGGTTGAAGATTGGCGGTGATGTGACTGGAGGTGGTTCTGGAGTGAAGACGGTGGGCTCGGTGATTGGTGGAGGGCCGGTGGCGGCAGCTGTGGCCACGGGTAATGGCGGGACTCCAATCGGGATGCCTCCTCCCAAACCCACGTCTTGGGCAGCCATTGCGAGCAAACCAGCCAAGCCTCAGCAACTGAAAGTGAAGAGCAAGCTGGGGATGCCCATGGCTGGAGGCACCCTGCCCCCACCACCCATCAAACACAACATGGACATTGGCACCTGGGATAATAAGGGGCCTGTGACTAAAGTAGCCTCACCACTGCCACcccaccaccagcagcagcctccGCTCCACTCCCAGGGTCACCTACCACCTCACCATCATGGGCTCCCGCCCCCACCTCAGCCCCCTATGCCGTCTGCCCAATCGCTTGCTCAACAGATGGTGATGCAGGGTCCGCCCCCTCCACAGCCTTACCAGAACCACACCCCTGCTCCTCCCCCTCAAACCCGGTGGATTGCCCCACGTAACCGTAACCCTGGTTATGGTGGGGGTGGCAGCATGGACAGTAGTGGCTCATCAAGCGGTGGAGGAATCGGCAATGGTGGTGGCGGCGGACCTCCGGGTTCCGGTGCTATTGAATCCCACCCGGTCCTTGAAAAGTTGCGTGCGGCGCACAGCTACAATCCCAAGGACTTTGATTGGAACCTGAAAAATGGCCGGGTTTTCATCATTAAGAGCTACTCGGAGGACGACATCCACCGCTCCATCAAGTACTCCATCTGGTGCAGCACGGAACATGGTAACAAGCGGCTGGATTCTGCATTTCGCGGCATCAACGGCAAGGGTCCTGTCTATCTGCTGTTCAGCGTCAACGGCAGCGGACACTTCTGCGGCGTGGCAGAGATGCGCTCACCTGTAGACTACGGCACCAGCGCCGGCGTTTGGGCGCAGGACAAATGGAAGGGCAAATTTGATGTGGACTGGCTGTTTGTTAAAGACGTGCCCAACAGCCAGCTCAGGCACATCCGTCTAGAGAACAATGACAACAAGCCCGTGACCAACTCCCGTGACACGCAGGAGGTGCCTCTGGAGAAGGCCAAGCAGGTGCTGAAGATCATCGCCACCTACAAACACACCACCTCCATCTTCGATGACTTCTCACACTACGAGAAAcggcaggaagaggaagaggtggtaagaaag CACCTAGAGCCTGCTCCTCTCCAGAACCGATCCCGACTTGATCAA GAACGCCAGAACCGAAATAAACAATAG